One segment of Leptodactylus fuscus isolate aLepFus1 chromosome 7, aLepFus1.hap2, whole genome shotgun sequence DNA contains the following:
- the LOC142212941 gene encoding C-reactive protein-like has protein sequence MLLWFMLLVSGVFGQKDMKEKLFAFPKDSLTSYVQIHPERTGPFWESTICMRLHSSLMTRSFVFFSMSTKTNVDSIVLSYYPGSRNRFLQVVDYKHQYYDLKDKDFTEWTSMCVTWDSSVWGLFIDGKYYKVNKTSNVEISGDPIIIIGQWQESYGGVDSAFRSFVGEMTDVNMWDKALTDENMMDYFADNEMNGNVINWKALNYTLHGVVTIKPYVDPYPCVPI, from the exons ATGCTGCTCTGGTTCATGCTCTTGGTCTCAGGAGTTTTCGGCCAGAAAG atatgaaagagaaattatttgctTTTCCAAAGGATTCGCTCACCTCGTATGTCCAGATACATCCAGAACGTACTGGCCCATTTTGGGAGTCAACTATCTGCATGAGACTCCACTCAAGTCTGATGACTCGATCTTTTGTGTTCTTTTCAATGTCCACTAAAACAAATGTTGACtctattgtcctctcttattatccTGGATCGAGAAATCGTTTTCTTCAAGTAGTTGATTATAAACACCAGTATTATGATCTAAAGGACAAGGATTTTACAGAATGGACAAGTATGTGTGTGACCTGGGACTCTTCAGTCTGGGGACTGTTTATTGATGGAAAATATTACAAAGTCAACAAGACCTCGAATgtggagatcagcggtgaccccaTCATCATTATTGGGCAGTGGCAAGAGTCATATGGCGGAGTCGACAGTGCCTTTAGGTCCTTTGTAGGAGAGATGACAGATGTTAATATGTGGGATAAAGCTCTGACGGATGAGAATATGATGGATTATTTTGCTGATAATGAAATGAATGGTAACGTCATTAACTGGAAGGCCCTAAATTATACTCTACATGGGGTGGTCACCATAAAGCCATATGTAGACCCCTATCCATGTGTACCTATATAA
- the LOC142213329 gene encoding serum amyloid P-component-like produces MPLWLMLWIAPVFGQKNMREKLFAFPVKSSTSYVRISPDHNGPFREASVCMRFHSDLTWGYSLFSWSTKTNVNSFLIYYYPGSGNQFYQEVYGYNHRYYLQDNITEWTSMCVTWDSSVWGLFIDGKYYKVNMKTDVEISGDPIVIIGQWQISHGGGFYASWSFAGEMTDVNMWDKALTDENMMDYFADNEMSGNVINWKALNYTLHGDVTIKPYVDPYPCVHVVL; encoded by the exons ATGCCGCTCTGGTTGATGTTGTGGATCGCTCCAGTTTTTGGCCAGAAAA ATATGAGAGAGAAATTATTTGCTTTCCCGGTGAAGTCGTCCACCTCATATGTTCGGATATCTCCAGACCATAATGGACCATTTAGAGAGGCCTCCGTCTGCATGAGATTCCACTCAGACCTGACCTGGGGATATTCCTTGTTTTCATGGTCCACTAAAACCAATGTCAACTCTTTTCTCATCTATTATTATCCAGGATCGGGAAATCAGTTTTATCAGGAAGTCTATGGTTATAACCACCGGTATTATCTACAGGACAATATTACAGAATGGACAAGTATGTGTGTGACCTGGGACTCTTCAGTCTGGGGACTGTTTATAGATGGAAAATATTACAAAGTCAACATGAAAACGGAtgtagagatcagcggtgaccccaTTGTCATTATTGGTCAGTGGCAAATCTCACATGGTGGAGGATTTTATGCATCTTGGTCCTTTGCAGGAGAGATGACAGATGTTAATATGTGGGATAAAGCTCTGACGGATGAGAATATGATGGATTATTTTGCCGATAATGAAATGAGCGGTAACGTCATTAACTGGAAGGCCCTAAATTATACTCTACATGGAGATGTCACCATAAAGCCATATGTagacccctatccttgtgtacaCGTAGTATTATAA